One Malus sylvestris chromosome 14, drMalSylv7.2, whole genome shotgun sequence DNA segment encodes these proteins:
- the LOC126600158 gene encoding protein CDI-like — translation MSSSDGKIHPVSSNGNIKENPFKIFVGYDPREDLAYEVCRHSILKRSSIPVEITPIKQSDLRKDGLYWRERGQFESTEFSFSRFLTPRLANYEGWAMFVDCDFLYLADIKELRDLIDNKYAIMCVQHDYTPKETTKMDGAVQTVYPRKNWSSMVLYNCGHPKNKVLTPEVVNKETGAFLHRFQWLEDNEIGSIPFVWNFLEGHNKVVENDPQTQPKAVHYTRGGPWFEAWKHCEFADLWLNEKEEYVKESTKKTEK, via the coding sequence ATGAGTTCGAGTGATGGGAAGATTCATCCAGTGAGTTCTAATGGCAACATTAAGGAAAATCCCTTTAAGATCTTTGTGGGTTATGATCCACGTGAAGATCTCGCATATGAGGTCTGTCGCCACTCAATTTTGAAGCGGTCTTCAATCCCTGTTGAGATCACACCAATCAAACAATCAGATCTGCGAAAGGATGGCCTCTACTGGCGTGAACGAGGGCAATTTGAAAGCACTGAGTTTTCATTTTCTCGGTTCTTGACTCCACGTTTGGCGAATTATGAAGGTTGGGCAATGTTTGTGGATTGCGATTTTCTTTACCTTGCTGACATTAAGGAGCTGCGAGACTTGATTGACAATAAGTACGCTATAATGTGTGTTCAACATGATTATACTCCAAAAGAGACAACAAAAATGGATGGAGCCGTTCAAACTGTGTATCCGAGGAAGAACTGGTCCTCCATGGTATTGTATAACTGTGGGCATCCCAAGAACAAGGTGTTGACACCCGAGGTTGTGAATAAGGAAACGGGTGCTTTTCTTCACAGGTTTCAGTGGCTCGAGGATAATGAAATAGGGTCGATCCCATTTGTGTGGAATTTCCTCGAGGGACATAACAAGGTCGTTGAAAATGATCCCCAAACACAACCAAAGGCTGTACACTACACTCGTGGAGGACCGTGGTTTGAAGCTTGGAAGCATTGCGAGTTTGCAGACCTGTGGTTGAACGAGAAGGAGGAGTACGTGAAGGAATCAACGAAGAAAACAGAGAAATAG
- the LOC126600361 gene encoding uncharacterized protein LOC126600361, with protein sequence MPPIRNMNEEQGNHDSNGEKDEFTTEIDNEEQDEQYEPLSDDGNWDKIDQNLRDMLVERGSKRVDDVAFLKDNSGRHFSSVHYIRKLPNGEMQDRKWLVYSCSLDIVFCFCCKLFKQIGIKTYLDNEGLKDWKNIGQRLTTHETSNEHIHFMSERIKLERRFQKCKTIDESVQQQMSKEKEHWRQVLWRKIVVVKRLAKVTLAFRGDNEKPYEENNGNFLNVIEMITEFDPTMQEHIRHIDTHETHYHYLGHKIQNELIQLLASEVKSEIIARIREAKYFSTILGCTPLTSHKDQMSFIIRCVDVTKTPIKVEEFFLEFLNVHNSTGCALFDVLLGALSTLKLDVDDTKGQGYDNGSNMKGKNKGVQSRPGFCCLNTSWCTPAVKNVNNVKNVASHSISLSSEPHLNDHLLSWSKHVQIHVFCYWALQTGFSVKYSEFLPALWLLVLLTTSFSLTEINAAAPTLENKTPSDLARFSDLVDPPESCAGCLYKSPGRDPVTAELLLQRPTLSSSII encoded by the exons ATGCCTCCTATTAGAAATA TGAATGAGGAACAAGGGAATCATGACAGTAATGGGGAGAAAGATGAATTCACGACTGAGATTGATAACGAAGAGCAAGATGAGCAATATGAGCCTCTATCTGACGATG GGAATTGGGATAAGATTGATCAAAATCTTAGGGACATGTTAGTGGAAAGAGGTTCTAAAAGAGTTGATGATGTTGCATTTCTGAAAGATAATTCAGGTAGGCATTTTTCTTCTGTACATTACATTAGAAAATTGCCTAATGGGGAGATGCAAGATAGGAAGTGGCTAGTATACTCATGTTCTTTGGATAtagtattttgtttttgttgcaaGTTATTCAAGCAAATTGGAATCAAGACTTACCTGGATAATGAGGGTTTGAAAGATTGGAAGAATATTGGTCAGAGGCTTACAACTCATGAAACTAGCAATGAACACATTCACTTCATGAGTGAAAGGATTAAATTGGAAAGAAGATTTCAAAAATGTAAAACAATTGATGAAAGTGTGCAACAACAAATGAGCAAAGAGAAAGAACATTGGAGACAAGTGTTATGGAGGAAAATTGTTGTTGTGAAAAGACTTGCAAAAGTTACTTTGGCATTTCGTGGAGACAATGAGAAGCCGTATGAAGAGAATAATGGAAATTTTTTAAATGTGATTGAAATGATTACTGAATTTGATCCTACAATGCAAGAGCACATTCGGCATATTGATACACATGAGACTCATTACCATTATCTTGGTCACAAGATTCAAAATGAATTGATACAACTGTTGGCAAGTGAGGTCAAAAGTGAAATCATAGCAAGAATCCGAGAAGCAAAGTATTTTTCAACGATACTTGGTTGCACTCCGCTTACCAGTCACAAAGATCAAATGTCTTTTATAATAAGGTGTGTGGATGTTACAAAAACTCCAATAAAGGTTGAAGAATTCTTTTTAGAATTTCTGAATGTACATAACTCAACAGGGTGTGCACTGTTTGATGTGCTTTTAGGTGCATTGAGCACTCTTAAACTTGATGTTGATGACACAAAGGGACAAGGTTATGACAACGGTTCAAATATGAAAGGCAAAAATAAAGGCGTGCAAAGCAGA CCTGGTTTCTGCTGTTTGAACACAAGCTGGTGTACTCCAgctgtaaaaaatgtaaataacgtAAAGAACGTGGCCTCCCACTCCATTTCTTTGTCTTCAGAACCCCACCTCAATGACCATTTGCTATCGTGGTCAAAGCATGTTCAGATTCACGTGTTCTGTTACTGGGCACTTCAG ACGGGGTTCTCAGTGAAGTACTCGGAGTTCCTGCCTGCTCTTTGGTTGCTTGTGCTTCTGACCACCTCATTCTCTTTAACAGAAATAAACGCAGCAGCGCCAACCTTAGAGAACAAAAC GCCTTCGGACCTGGCGAGGTTCTCTGACCTGGTCGACCCGCCTGAGTCGTGCGCTGGGTGTCTGTACAAGTCACCAGGTCGGGATCCTGTCACTGCCGAGCTCCTATTGCAGAGGCCGACGCTGAGTTCCTCCATCATTTAA
- the LOC126600160 gene encoding tocopherol O-methyltransferase, chloroplastic-like, giving the protein MACVSYQTAGLSSSTTTRAVLPRMCYRLNRASTVVVGANSRNRGLRRLNAVAETAAMEAVELKKGIAELYDESSGLWENIWGDHMHHGYYDPDADVSVSIPDHRAAQIRMIDEVLRFAGISEEPPTRLPKNLVDVGCGIGGSSRYLASKYGANAKGITLSPVQAERANALAAAQGLANQASFQVADALDQPFPDGEFDLVWSMESGEHMLDKAKFVNELVRVAAPGATIIIVTWCHRDLGASEKTLKPDEKNLLDRICNSFYLPAWCSTADYLKLLESHSLEDIKAEDWSPYVAPFWPAVIRSALTWKGFTSLLGTGIKTIRGALVMPLMIQGFKKDLIKYSVITCRKPE; this is encoded by the exons ATGGCATGCGTGTCGTACCAGACGGCTGGATTATCATCGTCGACGACGACACGAGCAGTGCTGCCTCGCATGTGCTACCGTCTCAATCGTGCGAGTACAGTCGTGGTCGGAGCGAACTCCAGGAACAGAGGATTGAGGAGACTGAACGCGGTGGCGGAGACGGCAGCGATGGAGGCAGTGGAGCTGAAGAAGGGGATTGCTGAGCTGTACGACGAGTCGTCTGGCTTGTGGGAGAACATCTGGGGCGACCACATGCACCACGGATACTACGACCCAGACGCCGACGTTTCGGTCTCCATTCCCGACCATCGCGCCGCCCAGATTCGCATGATCGACGAGGTCCTCCGATTCGCCGGCATTTCTG AGGAGCCCCCAACTAGACTTCCTAAGAATTTGGTGGATGTGGGATGTGGGATCGGAGGGAGCTCCAGATATCTGGCTAGTAAATATGGGGCCAATGCCAAAGGCATCACCCTCAGCCCTGTGCAGGCTGAAAGGGCCAATGCTCTTGCTGCTGCCCAAGGGTTAGCCAATCAG GCTTCGTTTCAAGTTGCAGATGCTCTGGACCAACCATTTCCTGACGGGGAATTTGATCTGGTATGGTCCATGGAGAGTGGTGAGCACATGCTTGACAAAGCCAAG TTTGTGAATGAGTTGGTTCGAGTTGCTGCACCAGGAGCAACAATAATTATAGTCACATGGTGCCACAGGGATCTTGGTGCTTCTGAAAAAACCTTGAAGCCAGATGAGAAGAATCTCCTGGACAGGATATGCAATTCATTCTATCTTCCAGCCTGGTGTTCCACTGCTGATTATCTCAAGTTACTCGAGTCCCACTCGCTCGAG GACATCAAGGCGGAAGATTGGTCCCCTTATGTTGCCCCGTTTTGGCCTGCAGTTATCCGCTCGGCATTGACATGGAAGGGTTTTACATCGCTGTTAGGCACCG GGATAAAAACAATAAGAGGAGCATTGGTAATGCCATTGATGATCCAAGGATTCAAGAAGGACCTAATCAAGTATTCGGTGATTACGTGCCGAAAGCCGGAATAA